Part of the Brachyhypopomus gauderio isolate BG-103 chromosome 17, BGAUD_0.2, whole genome shotgun sequence genome, CATTTTCATCCAACATCCAAGGAATGACATGTTTATGCTgtgtaaagaaaaaaatatttaaaaaggaaaggcttttaaagtaaaaataaaCTAAAGAAAATTACTGCTTTGTCCTGTTGTAATGTCAATGTGCATGATGCACACACTCGACTCGgattaatgggggggggggggggggtgtggtttgTCAAGACAGACACAACTGGTATAGCACAGCTCTGCACTGGGGAATATGAAAGTAAAAATTAATCAAACCAGTGTCTCATGTGTGACTTTACCAGCTAGTCAGGATGTGGTTCATCTCTACATGTGCTGAGGGGGCTTTGTGGTAATTTCTACCTTACTTCAGGACTTTTTAAATATATGTGAAGGAATTAACTTTAATACTTCACTCTTCGATCAGCCGTTAAACTGAATGTTTGCCTTGCAATGGTCAGAAGAGAATCACCCTTATGTCACATGAAAAATTAGCTAATGCATTCAGTGGAGTAAGAACGTTTAATATTTGAGGCAGACCTGACAGCAAAAGTAGAGCTATTTTATTAATTTACCTATTGCAAACTACATGAGTTTATCCAAAATATTCATGATAAATGAATTTGCATTACAGTTCATACTTGGAAAATATGGTCAAATGCACTGGTTGTATTGGTAATATTGCATGTTGCTCGTATGTCTTTCAGAAGTGCAATAATATTTTAATGCCCAAGATGTACAGTCACACAGCAAGTACCCATTACTGTTACTGTAAAGTAGCCTGCATTTCAGTTAGTTTAATTAAGAATCACACAGATCTGAAGACATAAGCATCCCTTTAATGCTGTGGACATTCTGAATTCCTTCAATATATTATGGATGACTTCCAATAAAATTTACATTGATGTGGTATTAAGCTGATGATGCAGGAGACTGGCAGGGGATCAATGCTCTTTATGTTGTCCACCACCAGGTGGAGCTAGAGCTGTATCCATGAGGCCAGTCTTCACACAGAGCACTGGTCAAAGTTGCTCCAGCAATGTCCAATGTTTTGACTGTGGCCAAATACCTCATTAGGCTTTTTAGGTCTTGTTAGCTACCCAGAGTGTGCCAAGGAACGGAATTAAAGAAGGGGTGACACTTGATGTCACTCACACCTCCGCCTCCGGACCCCAGGCGATAGCCGGCGTCGTACTGCAGAAGCTGTGGCACAGAAACAGGACATGCAGGGAGGTCAGCGGCCTATGAACCACAACGTGCCCCTGCTTTCTGCTTCCCAGGTAAATGAGGAACCGTTTCCCTGCTTTGGAagaagtgggcggagttgcGTCTGAGCGGTTACCTCAGTGAGCAGGGATGAGGCGGCAGCACTCAGGTGGTCTGGGATGAGGAGCTGTGTGTGCGCTTGCACTCCTGCAGGGTGGCACTGCCACAGAGGCTGGCACCACAGAAAACAGGGCAAGTGGACTTAAGCAACTTTGTCTCTATGCTCTGAATAAACATGGAAAGGAAAATGACCAGGGTCCTTTAGCACCCAGCAAGGTCATAAGTGAATATCCAGCTCTCTGTAGTTGGAGATCAGGGTAAAAACTTCACAGTAAACAAACACTAAACGTCTGTGCTACAGTCCACCTGACTGATCACATCCATAGGCCACTTTATTGCTGATTTAGTACTGAATTAAAGTTTTACAAAGTAGTAATTTCATACTTTAAAGTTATTTTACTTTCAAAAACCAGAGACTTTACTCACCATTCCAGTAAGAAGTTCAAACAGTAATGCCCCCAAACTCCACCAGTCACAGGCTTCTGTGATTTTGGAGACTCCCCCAATTTCTGCTCCCGAAATAAACATATTACTGAGGTGTAATTatatatcttttaataatataggTCTATAATGTATATAAACTATGCATATGACATGTTAAATTAGCCTTACAGTTATGGCCGTTTTCCTTGTTCATGTGCATACTTGCCTGGGGCACAGTACATTTGTTCCACAGCCTTATGGTTGATTTCAGACTGAACCTCTGTCCACTGTCCAAAGTATGTCAGACACACCTTTCCTGTTGAGAATAAATCTCATTTGGTTATTTGGCTTTTTTTCCCTCAAATGATGCCTCACAAAACTAGCATATCTTAAGTACTGTACACTGTTAGGGATTCAGTGCCGAGTCTTTAAGATCAGGGATTTTCATCTCCAGGCCCGTGGAGCTGCTGCCATGGACAGAATGAAGTTTTGGCTGTGCCCTTCCTTTGGGTCACAAAGACGTAATAATTGGCTGATGAAATCAGGACTGGAGATGAGAAACCTTGATTAAgagaaaaatgctaaaaatcTAAATATATCTTCACATCTAGGCCTAGTTTTCTTTTTATAAAATGTAGTGATACACTCACCATTGCCAGTAAGCAGGATGTTCCTGGGGTTGAGATCCTGACAGATGATACCTTGCTCATGAAGGCTCTCAAGGGCCAGTAGGATCTGTGCACCCCATATTCGTACCTGCCTCTCTGGGAGACCCCATCGGCCCTGATGGAACTTGCCATTGAAGCCCCTGGTCCCAGGTCGGGGCACATGACCGCAACTGTCAGCATGTACAAGCTGCTCCTCAGCCTGTCTCACTTGTCTGAACTGTCCATGTAAGGAGCCACTAGTGTTTGCTGCAGGACTGGAGAGAAGGCTAAGAAATTCCCAGCTCTCTCTTCCACCCTCCACAGCCTCTCTCTGCACCTCCTTTGCATTTTTACTTGTACTGTTCAACTGTGGAGCCATGCTCACAAAATCTAAGGGCAAACCTACAGGAGTTAAACATTTGTATTCCAGTGGAGAAACCATGGCTGGTTGAGATTTTCCTGAGCTCAAGCTCACAACAAAGTGAGAGTTCTCAGAATCAGCCACGCTTTGGGAGTCACATATGGTATGGGTATGAATAAGGTCCTTTTGAGTTTGGCTCTGCAGGGGTAAATGTAGAGTGTTGGGAACTATACGCACTTTCTGTGTGAGGACGTTTACAGTGCTACAGAGGATTGGCTGTGTGGCTTCACCAAACAAGGAGCGCAGAGTGATCTGAGGTACACCGTTGATCCCAAGAATATCTGAATTAGACTCTGTGGCTGTTAAACTCTTTTGGTCCTGAGTGGGTTTAGCAGCATTCCAGGCTCTGTCAAAGTCTAAGTTGGAGTCGACCCGCTCAATGCGAACGTCATTTCCTAAAAGGTCAGTGGTCACGCTGAGTGGATCTCGAGTATCCACTATCACACAGGGATGAACGGGAAGTGGAAAATTATCCTGAGATGCAAGACAGTCATGGTGACCATTGGCTGGGACACCAGAAAGAGAATCTATCTTTATTGCACAGGAATTTGGAGATTGTTCTTGCTGAAGCTCAACCTGTCCTAGTCTGGAGTTCTGCAGACACCCGGTTTCCTCGCAGTAGGAGTGGGTTCCACAGCTCTCAAGCTGACATCGAATCTCATTCCAAGAAGCCGGTGAATCTGGGTCAGAACTTTCAGAATTCTGCCTTCCGAGAAGTGTGTCTGTGCCACGACTGTCCTCTCCGTTAAGTTGTGCGAGCTGGCTCAGAGTGGGGGACGTGTAGCTGGTCCTCAGTTGGATTCTGTGCTCCTTGGAGCTGAAGCATTCTGGATGTTCTTTTGCCATCTTGCTCCTGACTCTGTGCAGTTTGGAGAAGAGCCTACCTCCTAAAGAGTGACAAACGTAATCCCTGTTGGTGCTTGAACACAGGTTAATCCAGTGTTTTGCCTAATTA contains:
- the rps6kl1 gene encoding ribosomal protein S6 kinase-like 1 isoform X1, coding for MAKRDYLVDAAKQIRMALDREVNEDYEAAFSYYKNGVDLLLNGVQVDPNKERREAVKRKTAQYLKRAEEIFNSHLQNNLSKGSTQLGGYSSLRFRSIRHLSSPVEDLEVCKVVGVIDKVLTVQNLISKEMFVIKSLPKSSWERRERPTIIPQGVPFMVKLLRYYVSEDSVFLHLEHVQGGRLFSKLHRVRSKMAKEHPECFSSKEHRIQLRTSYTSPTLSQLAQLNGEDSRGTDTLLGRQNSESSDPDSPASWNEIRCQLESCGTHSYCEETGCLQNSRLGQVELQQEQSPNSCAIKIDSLSGVPANGHHDCLASQDNFPLPVHPCVIVDTRDPLSVTTDLLGNDVRIERVDSNLDFDRAWNAAKPTQDQKSLTATESNSDILGINGVPQITLRSLFGEATQPILCSTVNVLTQKVRIVPNTLHLPLQSQTQKDLIHTHTICDSQSVADSENSHFVVSLSSGKSQPAMVSPLEYKCLTPVGLPLDFVSMAPQLNSTSKNAKEVQREAVEGGRESWEFLSLLSSPAANTSGSLHGQFRQVRQAEEQLVHADSCGHVPRPGTRGFNGKFHQGRWGLPERQVRIWGAQILLALESLHEQGIICQDLNPRNILLTGNGKVCLTYFGQWTEVQSEINHKAVEQMYCAPEIGGVSKITEACDWWSLGALLFELLTGMPLWQCHPAGVQAHTQLLIPDHLSAAASSLLTELLQYDAGYRLGSGGGGVSDIKCHPFFNSVPWHTLGS
- the rps6kl1 gene encoding ribosomal protein S6 kinase-like 1 isoform X2, with the translated sequence MAKRDYLVDAAKQIRMALDREVNEDYEAAFSYYKNGVDLLLNGVQVDPNKERREAVKRKTAQYLKRAEEIFNSHLQNNLSKGSTQLGGYSSLRFRSIRHLSSPVEDLEVCKVVGVIDKVLTVQNLISKEMFVIKSLPKSSWERRERPTIIPQGVPFMVKLLRYYVSEDSVFLHLEHVQGGRLFSKLHRVRSKMAKEHPECFSSKEHRIQLRTSYTSPTLSQLAQLNGEDSRGTDTLLGRQNSESSDPDSPASWNEIRCQLESCGTHSYCEETGCLQNSRLGQVELQQEQSPNSCAIKIDSLSGVPANGHHDCLASQDNFPLPVHPCVIVDTRDPLSVTTDLLGNDVRIERVDSNLDFDRAWNAAKPTQDQKSLTATESNSDILGINGVPQITLRSLFGEATQPILCSTVNVLTQKVRIVPNTLHLPLQSQTQKDLIHTHTICDSQSVADSENSHFVVSLSSGKSQPAMVSPLEYKCLTPVGLPLDFVSMAPQLNSTSKNAKEVQREAVEGGRESWEFLSLLSSPAANTSGSLHGQFRQVRQAEEQLVHADSCGHVPRPGTRGFNGKFHQGRWGLPERQVRIWGAQILLALESLHEQGIICQDLNPRNILLTGNGKVCLTYFGQWTEVQSEINHKAVEQMYCAPEIGGVSKITEACDWWSLGALLFELLTGMSIETKLLKSTCPVFCGASLCGSATLQECKRTHSSSSQTT